The following proteins are co-located in the Apium graveolens cultivar Ventura chromosome 5, ASM990537v1, whole genome shotgun sequence genome:
- the LOC141724735 gene encoding uncharacterized protein LOC141724735 → MSTGKEITAGDGLSTGINNISIDSPIKSNEDGVQVTCFSEVSDDLTLHFQIIRLPNQIYAWIGCNSAKFGHLYAAAPTRPNNTVSVASLLAGASDNTGSGIARRIVIKTGLNVILACNIPKDNPMLEVNAEKRLVQKLIELGYAKPKSKGLSS, encoded by the exons ATGTCTACCGGCAAAGAAATCACCGCCGGCGATGGTTTATCGACCGGAATAAATAATATAAGTATCGATTCTCCGATCAAAAGTAACGAGGACGGCGTGCAAGTCACGTGCTTCTCTGAAGTCTCCGATGATTTGACTCTTCACTTTCAGATCATTCGTCTCCCTAATCAG ATATATGCTTGGATTGGTTGCAACTCAGCCAAGTTTGGACACTTGTACGCTGCTGCTCCAACACGTCCT AACAATACGGTCAGTGTTGCTTCCCTTCTTGCAGGAGCTTCTGATAATACAGGATCTGGTATTGCTCGTCGAATAG TTATAAAGACTGGTCTTAACGTTATATTGGCATGTAACATCCCGAAGGATAACCCCATGCTTGAG GTAAATGCAGAGAAGAGGCTGGTGCAAAAGTTGATTGAACTAGGTTATGCTAAGCCTAAATCTAAAGGATTGTCTTCATAG
- the LOC141660610 gene encoding uncharacterized protein LOC141660610, whose amino-acid sequence MVKRISASENEALLAEVTPEEVKEAAFSMHPDKAPGSDDLNPGFFQTYGNVVGRDVFLFCKDYMESGEILKQANQAVVRLIPKTKVPQNMTELRPISLCNVIIRILSKVLVNRLKPCLGSVISEMQRFECHDKEKCRQWAHRCTVVGGAPNISYLFFADDCYLFFRATEVEADNLKRILVRYEAISGQQINFGKSTVVFSPNTRMQDRTRVCAKLGVTEIDKPGKYLGMPMVIGRNRVAAFSFLLDKVEQKL is encoded by the exons ATGGTGAAAAGGATATCCGCAAGCGAAAATGAAGCTCTACTGGCGGAAGTTACACCTGAGGAGGTAAAAGAAGCAGCCTTTTCTATGCATCCGGATAAGGCACCGGGGTCGGACGACCTAAACCCAGGTTTCTTTCAAACTTATGGGAATGTCGTAGGCAGGGATGTGTTTTTATTTTGTAAAGATTATATGGAATCGGGAGAAATATTGAAGCAGGCAAATCAGGCGGTAGTTCGACTGATACCAAAGACAAAAGTTCCGCAAAATATGACCGAGCTACGCCCTATCTCGCTTTGCAACGTGATAATCAGGATATTGTCAAAAGTTTTGGTTAATCGACTGAAACCATGTTTAGGCTCTGTGATATCTGAGATGCAGA GGTTTGAGTGCCATGATAAGGAGAAGTGTCGACAATGGGCTCATAGGTGTACCGTGGTTGGAGGTGCACCAAATATTTCTTACCTATTCTTCGCGGACGACTGTTACCTATTCTTTAGAGCTACGGAGGTGGAAGCGGATAATCTGAAACGCATTCTTGTCAGGTACGAAGCGATCTCAGGGCAACAGATAAATTTTGGAAAATCTACGGTGGTCTTCTCTCCTAATACGAGGATGCAGGATCGAACCAGAGTATGTGCTAAACTGGGGGTAACTGAAATTGACAAACCAGGAAAATACTTGGGGATGCCCATGGTTATTGGCCGTAACCGAGTAGCAGCCTTCTCCTTCTTACTGGATAAAGTAGAGCAGAAACTGTAG
- the LOC141660611 gene encoding uncharacterized protein LOC141660611, translating into MSLLAWNCRGLDNPRTIRFLKEITQNHNPSIIFLSETLSKLNKIEEVCRSLHFAGWWGIEAQGHSGGLALLWKNEGGCTILDVSKQYIEFEVENSQVGRWRYTGFYGCPERDRRRESWAILRDLAGRSTLPRCVIGDFNDMLFVDEKRGGRLHPRSLLAGFGETVASCGLTDLGYKGEKFMWEKSRGNQGWIQERLDRGLANNLW; encoded by the coding sequence ATGAGTCTTTTAGCTTGGAATTGTCGTGGACTGGATAATCCACGGACAATTCGTTTTTTAAAAGAAATTACCCAAAACCATAATCCTAGTATTATTTTTCTTTCCGAAACATTATCGAAACTAAATAAAATTGAAGAGGTTTGTAGGAGTCTGCATTTCGCGGGATGGTGGGGAATAGAAGCTCAAGGTCATAGTGGTGGTTTGGCTTTGCTGTGGAAGAATGAGGGTGGTTGTACGATTTTAGACGTAAGTAAACAATACATTGAATTTGAGGTGGAAAATAGTCAGGTTGGGAGGTGGAGATATACAGGTTTTTACGGTTGCCCCGAAAGAGATAGGAGACGTGAATCTTGGGCTATACTTCGAGATTTGGCTGGCCGATCAACACTCCCACGGTGTGTTATAGGAGACTTCAACGACATGCTCTTTGTAGATGAAAAACGAGGTGGTAGACTACATCCGAGAAGTCTGTTAGCAGGTTTTGGAGAGACAGTTGCATCATGTGGCTTGACAGATCTAGGCTACAAAGGTGAAAAATTTATGTGGGAAAAATCTCGAGGAAACCAGGGATGGATACAGGAACGTCTAGATCGTGGGTTAGCAAATAATTTATGGTGA